ATGGACAACATGACCTCCTGCAAGGAGGACTTGCTTCCATCTTTTTGAGGCTGGGGCTAGATGGATACCCCAAAAGAAATGTATTAGTCGTGACAATAGCAGCTCCCACAATGCACCAGGGCATATGCAACGTCACCATTCTGTGAAATATAAAAGCTCATATAAAGCATCTCTGCCCCTTCTCCGGCTCAACACAAGAAGACAatggggaggggaaggcaggTTCCCTTCTTAACCTCTTTCTGAGGGCAAGGATTGGGCTTTCCCCTTCCTGGGCCAGTCCACACCCCCATGCCCACCCGTGGGCATCTTTACTTGGTTTTAGTCCCCTGACCTCAGTTCAGGGACTAAATTCATTCAGGCTACAATGACCATGGAAGGGGCAGGGACAGTCTGCTGACCTCTAGAAGATGAAGGAGAAatgggagaaggcagaggagtCAGGTGGGGGCTCCCAGAGGAAGCAGCCCTGAGCTGCTGGTTCCCAGGCTGGAGCCTGAAGCCCCTCCCTCATAAGCAAAGCTGAGGCCCTCAGGTTACCACGGGACACTGTTAAGTTTATTCTAGGGTGAGTGGGTGCCCAAGGGGGGCAGTGAGTATGGCCGAGATCACCTGGTGGCAGGGTGCTCAGGGATGGCCACAGGTTCTATAGGGCCCTGCAGGGCCTGAGTCTCTAGTCAGTTGGGATGCTTCACCTTCTGCCCCAGACCAAGGGGGTTGGGGCAGTCATGGATGTAGCAGTTTTCGTAATTCACAGGGATCAGTGATGGGCATTGAGCAGGCTTGATTCTCACATACATATGCAGTGGCCTGGTCTTCCAGCCGTCGGAGGGTACTCAGGAAAGGCAGCTGGCGGGACAGGAAGCTCGAGGGGTCCCCATCAGCCAGAATCAGCACCTAGGGCAGCAGCAGAGCAGGGAGAGTCACCTGCTGGGTTGGGGGGCCCATTGGCAAGGCCCACTGGGAAGTTCCCCCTTCCCAACATTCCGAGGGGAAGGAGACGTTGAGGAGCTGAGGATGGGAGGGGCAGCTCtagggaggtggggggtggggctcACAGGTTCGGGTACCTTGTTAGGAATGTAGACAGAGTGGACACACTGCACCAGAGCCTTGGTATCCTTGGCCTGGCGGTCTCCACAGATCACGATCTGACCAGAATAGAAAGGTCACTCCGGTGTGTCAGGGGAGGGAGCGGCTGAGCTCTAGACCACCAGGGTTTCCCCATCCTCCCTCCGCCCCACCCTATATTCCTAAGGAACAGGGACTCATCTCAGCTGCCAGGATGAGTTAATGCTTGGCAagtgggaacacacacacacacacatacacacacactcacacacgagAATACCGAAGTGGAAAtgtcatacatatacacaatggtaCAGATACAAACACGGGGAGACACACACCCGGAAGACCCAAAGCACACAGGGACCCATCCAGACAGACACAGagtagtcacacacacacacacacacacacacacacacacacacacagtggatgCCTACACAGAGGCAGATACCATACACACGAACAGCAGACACACACGCATGCAGGCAGACACAGAGGCAAACCTGCAGATGGGGCATCCACACGCAGACAGACAAACACACACGACGAACACTCACACCAACATCCCCCTCAAAGGTAcgtgcacagacacacacctcAGGGTCACACACACCCGGAAGTACACACACACCAATAACACAGTACCGACAGAAGCAATTACGCTGATACCAAGACGTACAGAGAAACACTTCATCAGCCACCACGGACTCATATTAATTTCTGCCTCCCTGTCTGACAGGCACCTCCACAGGCCCGCACACACACAGACCTGAGATCTGGGGACAGCCCAGGAACCCCACCTCCTGTTCCCATCTGCTATCGCAGCCCCAGCTTCCCTCCTACCCGAAGTCCCAGCCCAGGTGCCCTCACTCCCCACCTGCTTGAGGGTCTGCTGCTGGGCTGAGAGGGCGCGGACCATCTCGGGCAATGCCACTGGGACACGGCGCATGCGCTCGGAGAAGGCAGTCAATAGGCACACACACTTGTCCATCCAGTCCTTGTGACCCGTGAAGCCGTGCAGCCGGAGCAGGTTGTGGGCTGACACGGAATTGGCGCTGGGCTCTGCGCCATCCTGGTCTGCAGCACACGgggaggcagggggtgggggtaaAGGAGGGTCATTGAGTCCCAGGACCCTGCCCCAGGACTGTATCCAGGGCCACTTGGGGGATGAGACAGAGAAAAGGCCCTGCCTATCCCGCCCCTTCCCCACTCTGGGTGTGGATGCCGCTCCAGCAGTTATCAGTACTTTGCTCTCTTTTATGGCACCCTCCACTCTACCTGTCCTAGCTTCAACTGTTGGTCTCCAGGCTCCCTCCTTGCTGCTGATACCTCTGTCCAGCCATTCAGCTGCTCAAGCTAGAGCAGCACCATTCtgaccccttcctctccctctccctctgcttcTAATCCATCTGTGTCTTGCCAGGGCTGCGGCCAGAAGAGATCCAAATCCCACGTCTCCCTATCTCATACTTCCACATGCTCTGAACCTTCACCAATGCCTGCCTGGACTGAACACGACTAATGGCCTCCTAACTGGTCACCTGTTTCCCCTACCCCCACTTCTCTCCACCAGTGATCAGAGTGACCTCCTTAAACCCATACCAGAGCAGGTCACAATCCGCTTAAAACCTCCTtgccagccgggcatggtggctcacaccttagtCCCAgcacctgggaagctgaggcgggaggatcacctgagcccaggagtttgagaccagcctgggaaacacggtaAGACCATATCTcttttcttagggaaaaaaaaaaaaaaaaaaaaaaagacgacttCCGTGCCCTGCTGGCCTCAGCATTCTCCTTGGTGCCCTCCAGGAACACGCGGGCCCTGCCTGTCCTCCAGGATACAGGCTGCCTGCTCCAACCTGTCATGCGCTGCTCCCTGTGCCTGAACTCTCTTAGCTTCTCCGTGGCCACATGGCCTCTCTTTCCCTCCAGACCTTGGTTAAATGACACCTATCACAGGTGTACTCTAATCGCTCCCTAGGCTGAGTTGGGCTTCCTCTGCGGTTCTCTCCCAAGGCCCTTTTGCTCACTCAGTTAACATTTCttaagcacctaccatgtgccagaacCACACTAGACCCTGGGGATACAACAGTGGCAGAAAGTCCTGATCTTTGAGGGGCTAAAATTTGAGGGTCGGGAAAGAAACCTTTAACCACAGACAAGGCACATGGGTGATAGGGAGCAGGTACACATGAAGCATCCTACTTCACGGCACTCACCACAATTTTAACTACACATCTGTGCATGTGTTTTTGCATTATTACTGCATATTCGCTGTCTCCCCTACCACACTGTAAGCTTCATGATAGCAGGGACCAAGTGAGCCTTGGTCAATATCTGAATCCATGGGTGCCAGTTACTGTGCTAAGCATGTTTACAGAATGGCTAAATTCATCTTTACATCAACCCTGTAAGGTAGTACCAATGTTAGCTCCATTTTACTTATtaagaaacaggccaggcatggtggctctcacatgtaatcccagcacttcgggaggctgaggtgggcagatcacatcagcccagtagtttgagaccagcctgggcaacatggagaaatcccatctctaccaaaaattagccaggcatggtggtgcatgcctatagtcttagctactcaggaggctgaggtgggagaattgattcagtcccagaggcagaggttgctgtgagccaagatcatgccactgcattccagcctgggtgacagtgagaccctggaaaagaaggaaggaaggaaggaaggaaggaaggaaggaaggaagggagggagggagggagggagggagggagggagaaagaaagaaagaaagaaagaaagaaagaaagaaaggaaggaaggaaggaaggaaggggaaggaaggaaggaaggaagggaaggggaaagaaagaaggaaggaaggaaaggaaggaaggaaggaaggagaaaaaaggagagagaaaaaaggaaaagagagaaagagagaaaggaaagaaaaagaaaggagagaaaggaaagaaaaagaaactgaggctgagtttagtgattcatgcctgtaatcccagcactttgggaggccaaggtgggaggatcacttgagcccaggagttcaggatcagcctgggcaacatagcaagactctatctctatttaaaaaaaagaaaaggagactcAGAAATATTACAGCAGCCAAAAATCACACCATTAATAAGTAGCAGAGACACAAAGCCAGGAGGGCTTCTGCCCACACCAGTTCTTCATGCACGCTGCACTTAACACCTCCCAGGACCCCAGACTAGCCCTGCACCCCCACTGACCGTCCTTCAGACGCAGGGGCAGGCCAGCCCCCAGCTCAGCCTCACTGCAGAAGTAGCCGCCACCCTGGGAGTCCCAAAAGAGCCTGTCCTGTGTGTCCTGCAGCCGCAGAGCCCACTCGAGCCACGCACTCTCCTGTGAGGCCTCATACAGGTCCAGCAGGCCCCGCACCACGAAGGCGTAGTCCTCCAGGAAGCCCCAGCAGGGTGGGCTGCTGGGGGACAGGCATTAGGGGAGCGGCTGGGGAGAGTCCCAGGAGAGAGGGCCTTTCCCAGAGGAGGCCCGTTCACACATTTGTTCACTTAACCCTCCAGATGAACCCTCTTGGGCAGGTGCCATCAGCCCACTTCCCAGATGAGTAAATGGGCCCAGGAAGGCTACAAACTCACAGCAAGCacctggcagagccaggactggagTCCACATGGAGTGGAGAAATAGGGCAGAGGTAAGCTGGGGACGTGTGGGGAGACGAGCCCTCCCAGTCTACCCAGCCCCCAACCTGTGCTCCACAGTTCCCCCAGAGCCGGTGTAGCAGGTCCGCATCAGGCGGCCACTGGCCACATCAAACATGTGCCGCTTCAGGAACTTGGCACCATTGGTGGCATAGCTGATCAGCCTGTCTTGGCCCAGGACAGCCCCGGTCACAGCATAGCCTGACACCATCAAGCCTGGAGCCAGGAGAGACAAGTAGTGGTGAGAAGCTGGCCAGGACCCTCGGGGCAACTCCACCCCATCACCTTGGGCCCCAACACCTCCCTGGAGCCATGGGTGATCCCTGAGATCTTGGGCTCcaaagccagacatggtggggTTCCCAGCCcttgtgtgtgaccttgggaggGTTACTCAAGTTCCTTAAGCCTCTGTTTGTCAACTGAGAGTAATAACCCTAATAAAGGGAGAGTGAGCAGTTAGCAGGTGCCGAACAGACGGGGCTTTGTGAAGGGGGATCCTACAGACAGGCTGGGTCTCAGATGTGCCACCCCACCATTCCAGGCAGCCAGCATCTTGCTGTCCAGGTGCGGCTTGGGCCGATGCTTCCGGGCCTGGAAGAGCTTCTCCAGCCCTGTATTGAGCAAGGTCCGCACGGCCTCCACATCCAAGCCAAAGCGGGCAGCGGTCAGCTCCAGCGAGTACCGGACGGTCAGCACATTCTGGCCCTGCAGCTCCCCCTTGGGGTCCTGAGGAGAATGGCCTTTGTCTGCGAGCTCACACGCCTGGCAGGCTCCAGGGCCCGTCAGGTGACCCCAGAAGTCCTCACCTGACTGGGGCTGATGTTACCAGCCTCTGTGAGGCCGTAGTGCTTCATGAGGAGCTGGCCTGAGGTCAGCGGCTCGGTGGCGCCCAGCACAGGCTCCGGGAGGAGCTGCTGAACTTCTTTGACCGTCCACACATAGTAGGCACCCTCTTTGGGCCGCATGCCCCGCTCTGGGGGCGAGTCTGCATCCTCCGCGCTATAGAAGCCTCCGgactgtggggaggggagagttgGCTGGCCCTGGTCCACAGGGCAGTGGAGGCGCCAACCCCTCCCATAGCCAGGCCCGCCTGCCACCATGGACACACACCCGGTGGCTCAGGCTCCGAGCCACGTACTGCAGGATGCCTTTGGCCACGTCAGAGTAGAATTCATCACCAGAGATCTaacaaagggaagaaaggagactgTGAACAGAGGCcactgggaggcccaggtggaaggGGACAACATTCTCCGAGACAGGTTGGGGATGGAAGCCTGGGTAGTGGGTACATGGGAGGGAACAGGGGATTCAGATTAAGAGGAGCCGCAGTCACCAGTAAAGCCTTGGGAGGGGCAGCCAGAGTGAGATGCCTGTTCTCTGGGCTGGGGTCAGGGATCACCTGGAAGGCCTGCGAATAGGCCACAGCAAGCTGTGCCTGGTCATACAGCATCTTCTCGAAGTGAGGGACGTGCCACTGGCAGTCTGTGGAGTAGCGGTGAAAACCCTGTACCAAGTGGAATACAAAGCTGGAGGCTAGTCCcagcctctgccccaccccacagCCCTCTGCTGCGCCTCCAGGGAACACCCAGTGTCTGTTACCTGCCCCACATGGTCCCGGATGCCCCCGTTGGCCATCATTTTCAGGGTATGCAAGGCCATCTGCTGGGCCCGAGAGCCATCCTGAGTCAGTCGATGGCTGAGCCAATAGGAGAATAGGAAGCTCAGGATCACTGTGGGGGCACCAAGAACATGGGGGTGAGAGAATGGGAAAGTGGGGACAGAGATCAGGGTGGTCAAGAGGCCTTGGGCCAGGCAGAGGCTGGGAGTTCACTCAACAGGCAGTCTCTAGACAGGCTGTGGGGTCAACAGTCAACCCACAGGACAGAAGGTAATAGCCCGAGCCAGAGGTCAGAATACCATTGACTCACAGAGGACCAGAAAGTTACTTGTCCCCCCAGAGCCCAGAATGTCATTAGCCAAGCCACGGTCACTGGGTCACTGACCAAGTCAGGGGACAGAAGGTCATCACGTAGGTCAAGGTGAGAGGGTCACTGCTGATACCAGCAGTCGGGTCTTCACCGATAGCTACCGACAGGCTAGGGGCAAGGAAGTCACTGCCAGTCAGGAGGACAGGATGCTATGGGTGAGGCCAGGAGCCAGTAGGTCCCTGACCAGCATAGGAATCAGAAGGCCAAAGCCTGGGCTAAGGCGGGCATGGGGCACTGACCCGGCGTGGGAAACTTGGGGGCCTCAGCGAAGCCACCGTATTCCTCATCGTAGCCCTCGTCCAGCTGCTGGAAGCAGCGATTGTTCATGGTGGCGGCAGAGGGTGGCAGCTGGCGGTCACCCATGCTGATTTCTGATCGGGCCAGTAGGGCAGTGGTGACACGCTGGCTGTTTTCTAGCAGGGTGTTCTTGTTCTGTTTCCactgcaggaggtggaggcacaCCTGGAGGTCAGCTGGAGAGAGGGGCTCTTCTTTCCTAGTCCCCCACCCTGGTCCCCTAACTCCCCCAGGCACACCCACCTGTTCTCGTATTCTCAGCAACACTGTGCGGAAGCCGACTCGGGTCAAGCCATCCTCAGGAGGGAAATAGGTGCCCCCCACAAAGGGCTGGAGGTTGGGAGTCAGCCACACATTCATGGGCCAGCCCCCGCCGCTGCTGGTGGCCTGGCGGAGAGAGGGCGAGGGTGAGGGGAGCTGCCCTGAGCCCATGTGGCGCGCACACTCCCGAGGAGGACTGCTCACCTGCACGAATGTCATGTACACCTTGTCCACGTCGGG
The Papio anubis isolate 15944 chromosome 17, Panubis1.0, whole genome shotgun sequence genome window above contains:
- the SPATA20 gene encoding spermatogenesis-associated protein 20 isoform X1 — encoded protein: MSHLSSPPKKHKGEHKGHSLPHGSERGSSSRDKDRSATVSSSVPMPAGGKGSHPSSTPQRVPNRLIHEKSPYLLQHAYNPVDWYPWGQEAFDKARKENKPIFLSVGYSTCHWCHMMEEESFQNEEIGRLLSEDFVSVKVDREERPDVDKVYMTFVQATSSGGGWPMNVWLTPNLQPFVGGTYFPPEDGLTRVGFRTVLLRIREQWKQNKNTLLENSQRVTTALLARSEISMGDRQLPPSAATMNNRCFQQLDEGYDEEYGGFAEAPKFPTPVILSFLFSYWLSHRLTQDGSRAQQMALHTLKMMANGGIRDHVGQGFHRYSTDCQWHVPHFEKMLYDQAQLAVAYSQAFQISGDEFYSDVAKGILQYVARSLSHRSGGFYSAEDADSPPERGMRPKEGAYYVWTVKEVQQLLPEPVLGATEPLTSGQLLMKHYGLTEAGNISPSQDPKGELQGQNVLTVRYSLELTAARFGLDVEAVRTLLNTGLEKLFQARKHRPKPHLDSKMLAAWNGLMVSGYAVTGAVLGQDRLISYATNGAKFLKRHMFDVASGRLMRTCYTGSGGTVEHSSPPCWGFLEDYAFVVRGLLDLYEASQESAWLEWALRLQDTQDRLFWDSQGGGYFCSEAELGAGLPLRLKDDQDGAEPSANSVSAHNLLRLHGFTGHKDWMDKCVCLLTAFSERMRRVPVALPEMVRALSAQQQTLKQIVICGDRQAKDTKALVQCVHSVYIPNKVLILADGDPSSFLSRQLPFLSTLRRLEDQATAYVCENQACSMPITDPCELRKLLHP
- the SPATA20 gene encoding spermatogenesis-associated protein 20 isoform X2; translated protein: MLGARAWLGSVLLLPRAGVGLAASRRGSSSRDKDRSATVSSSVPMPAGGKGSHPSSTPQRVPNRLIHEKSPYLLQHAYNPVDWYPWGQEAFDKARKENKPIFLSVGYSTCHWCHMMEEESFQNEEIGRLLSEDFVSVKVDREERPDVDKVYMTFVQATSSGGGWPMNVWLTPNLQPFVGGTYFPPEDGLTRVGFRTVLLRIREQWKQNKNTLLENSQRVTTALLARSEISMGDRQLPPSAATMNNRCFQQLDEGYDEEYGGFAEAPKFPTPVILSFLFSYWLSHRLTQDGSRAQQMALHTLKMMANGGIRDHVGQGFHRYSTDCQWHVPHFEKMLYDQAQLAVAYSQAFQISGDEFYSDVAKGILQYVARSLSHRSGGFYSAEDADSPPERGMRPKEGAYYVWTVKEVQQLLPEPVLGATEPLTSGQLLMKHYGLTEAGNISPSQDPKGELQGQNVLTVRYSLELTAARFGLDVEAVRTLLNTGLEKLFQARKHRPKPHLDSKMLAAWNGLMVSGYAVTGAVLGQDRLISYATNGAKFLKRHMFDVASGRLMRTCYTGSGGTVEHSSPPCWGFLEDYAFVVRGLLDLYEASQESAWLEWALRLQDTQDRLFWDSQGGGYFCSEAELGAGLPLRLKDDQDGAEPSANSVSAHNLLRLHGFTGHKDWMDKCVCLLTAFSERMRRVPVALPEMVRALSAQQQTLKQIVICGDRQAKDTKALVQCVHSVYIPNKVLILADGDPSSFLSRQLPFLSTLRRLEDQATAYVCENQACSMPITDPCELRKLLHP
- the SPATA20 gene encoding spermatogenesis-associated protein 20 isoform X3 → MSHLSSPPKKHKGEHKGHSLPHGSERGSSSRDKDRSATVSSSVPMPAGGKGSHPSSTPQRVPNRLIHEKSPYLLQHAYNPVDWYPWGQEAFDKARKENKPIFLSVGYSTCHWCHMMEEESFQNEEIGRLLSEDFVSVKVDREERPDVDKVYMTFVQATSSGGGWPMNVWLTPNLQPFVGGTYFPPEDGLTRVGFRTVLLRIREQWKQNKNTLLENSQRVTTALLARSEISMGDRQLPPSAATMNNRCFQQLDEGYDEEYGGFAEAPKFPTPVILSFLFSYWLSHRLTQDGSRAQQMALHTLKMMANGGIRDHVGQGFHRYSTDCQWHVPHFEKMLYDQAQLAVAYSQAFQISGDEFYSDVAKGILQYVARSLSHRSGGFYSAEDADSPPERGMRPKEGAYYVWTVKEVQQLLPEPVLGATEPLTSGQLLMKHYGLTEAGNISPSQDPKGELQGQNVLTVRYSLELTAARFGLDVEAVRTLLNTGLEKLFQARKHRPKPHLDSKMLAAWNGLMVSGYAVTGAVLGQDRLISYATNGAKFLKRHMFDVASGRLMRTCYTGSGGTVEHSPPCWGFLEDYAFVVRGLLDLYEASQESAWLEWALRLQDTQDRLFWDSQGGGYFCSEAELGAGLPLRLKDDQDGAEPSANSVSAHNLLRLHGFTGHKDWMDKCVCLLTAFSERMRRVPVALPEMVRALSAQQQTLKQIVICGDRQAKDTKALVQCVHSVYIPNKVLILADGDPSSFLSRQLPFLSTLRRLEDQATAYVCENQACSMPITDPCELRKLLHP